A genome region from Sphingobium sp. WTD-1 includes the following:
- a CDS encoding DnaB-like helicase C-terminal domain-containing protein, protein MKGSDLAAIRGAAQRLHDLPLEISDKGGLTLAMLGRRVRRHKRRLAAKGQKLELVIIDYLQLMAPSRAGMSPYEHASEVSKGLKTLAKDEDLAILALAQLSRGVETREDHRPKPSDLRDSGQIEQDAEARQLGSILAQPLASDVQQG, encoded by the coding sequence GTGAAGGGGAGTGATCTGGCCGCCATACGGGGCGCGGCGCAGCGCCTGCATGATTTGCCGCTGGAGATTTCAGACAAGGGCGGCTTGACCTTGGCAATGCTCGGGCGCCGGGTGCGCCGGCATAAGCGACGGCTGGCGGCCAAAGGGCAGAAGCTCGAACTGGTCATCATAGACTATCTGCAGCTCATGGCGCCCAGTCGTGCCGGTATGTCGCCCTATGAGCATGCCTCCGAGGTCAGCAAGGGTCTCAAGACGCTCGCCAAGGACGAAGATCTCGCCATCCTTGCGCTGGCCCAGCTCAGCCGAGGCGTGGAGACGCGGGAGGATCACAGGCCAAAGCCCAGCGACCTGCGCGACAGTGGCCAGATCGAGCAGGACGCCGAGGCGCGCCAGCTGGGTAGCATTCTCGCCCAGCCGCTCGCATCGGACGTCCAACAGGGCTAG